CAccaacttctttcttcttagtAGCATCGAAGGTCGCCTTCTTGATAGTTGTTTCAGCTCTCTTCTGAGGAGCAACCTTATTTTTTGCTCGCCTTATAAGAGCCATGGTTATCTAAATCGGAAAAGGATTGCAAATTGGATATACGATGAAATACAAAATCTCTTCCTTTCTTCCTGGACAGATTGAACGGATGGACTCGAGTCGCGAGTATGATCTAACGAGCAAGAACTTTAGCGGTTGTGTCCACTGTAATTTCTATATTCTTGTATAGGTGAATAGTCTAAGGTGTAGTTGTTGATGTCGCTCAAATCaacttttccattttttaaAGCTTTCCCAGTTGGACAATATGGGAAACAGGCCCCTATATTACACAGTAAAAggggaagaagaaacaggCTAACGAGGCAATTGTGCCGCATATGAGCCTTGTTCGGCCGAATTTGATGTGTGAATAATCAGTAGTTGATCAATAGTGTACAGCAATTagataaaataaaatatacaaGATACAGGAATAGTATATATTcatacatacatatttgcatgtatatatatatgacAGGATCGGAAGCAGATTATTGGAAGGAGAAAATTGTCTCATAGTGGTAGGATTAAAACCTGGTTCAAGCTGCAACACACAAATACATGATATAGTGGGTCATATCttgtttatattttttttcaatagagAAGGTTTGGTGGAGAATTGTCTTTTAAATAATAATGTGAGTGTTTCAATGTTTCCAATGAATATGCTTGATTTGGACGGAAGAATAGTTTGAACAGAGTAGCACTCTTGTTCTAAAGATCTCCgccaaattttttttggtgaTTTGTTAGGTTTTCGTTatcatttcaatatttaCCACTAGTACGTTTGTGACGTAGTTCGttttgttccttttctaCTTCTGGATcaaagttgatgaattcgTGTAGACCCTTACCGGTTGGGACCATTGGCAAGACAGGAACCTTCTTTTCGATTTGCACTTCCAATAAGATTGGGCCCTCGTAGTCAACgaattctttcaagatgGCGTCAGTGTCCTCTTGTTTCGAGAGTCTGAGAGCCTTCAGACCCATAGCTTCGGCCAATTTAACGAAATCTGGATTCAGTTGATGGGTATGCGAGTAACGGTGTTCGTAGAAGAGAGATTGCCATTGGGTAACCATACCTTGTTCCTCGTTATTTAGCAACAAGACCTTGACTGGTGTACGAGCTTGAACAGCGGAGGACAATTCCATCAGAGTCATGTTGAAAGAGGCATCACCGTCGATATCGATGACGATAGCGTCAGGTCTGGCGACTTGAGCACCGATAGCAGCTGGTAGACCGTAACCCATGGTACCAAGACCACCGGAAGTGATGAAAGATCTTGGACTTTTCCAAGTCCAGTGTTGAGCAGCCCACATTTGATGTTGACCGACACCAGTGGTGACGATGGCTGGTCTACCGGATTTCAAGACCAAATCGGACAACTTGGAGATAACGGTTTGAGGTTTAATCTTAGAACCTGGAGTCTCCTTTTGGTACGCGTATGGGTATTCTTGTTTCCATTTAGCCACTTGAGCGGACCATTCTGGTCTTTCAGGAACAGATTCGACCAATGGcaacaatttttccaagttACGAGTCACATCACCTTCGACAGCGACCTCGGCTTCGACAACCttgttgatattctttGGGGAGATTTCGAAATGAACGATACCACCACGTTTCTCTAGAGCAGCCTTTCTAGCCTCTGGAGCAAATTTGGAAATATTCAGAGTGACACGATCGTCAAATCTGGCACCCAATGCAATGATCAAATCGGCGTTTTGGATGGCCAAGTTGGCTGCAGCATTACCGTGCATACCGACCATATCCAAAGATTTATGATCTTCTTGGTTGAACGCACCAAGACCTTGTAGAGTCGTGGTGACTGGGATCTGAGCTCTGTCACTTAGTTGCTTCAAGTATTGAGGACCCATTTCGCTGCCTAGAATACCAGCACCCACGTATAGCAAAGGCTTCTTAGCCCTGTTGATCAAGTCAGCAGCCCTGCTAATGTTTTCCAAAGTGAACTCATCGACGACTCTTTGAGTCAACTGATTTAGAGTATCAGATGGTAGAATAGACTTCATTGGAATTGGGTTTCTTAGCACCGCCGCCGTCACGTCCTTTGGTAAATCCACCAAAACGGGGCCCGGTCTACCGGAAGTTGCGATTTCAAACGCTTCGTTGATTCTACGAGGCAGTTCCTCAATGGTTTTCACCATCACGTTCCATTTGGTACAAGATCTAGAGATACCAACCACATCTGCTTCTTGGAAAGCATCTGTTCCGATAGCTGACGTGGCCACTTGACCTGTAAACACCACCAACGGCACACCGTCTGCCAATGCATCTGCCATAGGAGTCACCACATTAGTCGCACCTGGACCTGAAGTCACCAAAACAACACCTGGTTTCCCTGAGGCTCTTGCGTATCCCTCTGCCATGTGACCTGCACCTTGTTCATGTTTTGGTAGAACAAAAGTGAATTTATCTGAGTTGTAGATTGCGTCGTACACGGGCAAAATCGCACCACCAGGGTATCCAAAAACGGTGTCGACGTTGTGACGTTGCATCATCTCGTGGAAGATCTCACCACCGGTCATTCCAATGAACGAATCATCCATCTGGTTTTGAATGTTGACACCAGTATTCTTGTCTGCGATTCTCGATCTCTTCGACAATGGGATCTGGTTTCTTCTGGCACCGCCAGAAGAACCACCAGCTATATCAGCGTTAAAGCTAGGAGCAGGCTGTGGCCTGCTACTAGCCTCACCGGCAGCAGCAGAAGCAGCGTTACTTGCACTTGCACTTGCACTTCCTAATTTCAAGCATGTCTTACCAAAAGCACGTCTGGCCAAAGCCCGCGTTACAAACCTCTGACTGAGCATCTTTTGATTTGGGGATATGAAACTTGATATCTTAAGTGGAATAGAACAACAGCAAGGTCTAAACTATAGTAGAATCTCCAATCAATAAGAGGTACCGTTGCTTATATATgttcatatatatatatatatatatattcacTTTGTATAAGTGGTAATGGGAAGAAATCGGTGCAGGCGATGAGCTGGaaagtttgaaaattttccaaaagcACTGAGAgaacgaaaagaaaaagaaggttgAGTCATCCAAGAAGCAATAGAGAAGAGGTAAGAAGTAAGAGGAGCgaagagaagagaagaaaagaggGTTAGAATGAGGCAGCGGTGCAGATGGTGAAGTGGGTGGTATTGTTTTCTGGTAATTGTGACTGATATTGGTCGATGACAGGATGTAGTGTTGAAAAGTGTATGGTATTTTGTGTATAGTATGTTTGTATTATAGGCATATAGATCGAATTTTTCACGGTGAAAAAACGGGCCGGTCGAGGCGGTGAGAGTTGAGTGAGTGCTGGAGGAAAGGAAGTGGAATAGAGTTGTGAGTGGTGCTGGGAGAGGCAAGGGACCGGTAAGAGGACCGGATGCCAGGGCCCTCGGCCCTGGCATTCAATTCGACTGAGGTGGGAagggggggggggggggggattggtcacgtgacatgAAGGGACAAAAAGCCCATTTGTATGTGTTACCCGGCTTGGTCGGGTAACACACTTCCCCGCACGAAaactctttttctttttgtgGTCACGTGGTGTTAACTGTATATGCCACATGTACATACATCTacatatgtatatatacagaTGTGCCAACCTATGTCCACTCAGACCTTGGCTTCTGTCTCGGCTGGCTTGCACAACACAAACACCACACCACCGGTTTGCAATTGCAAAATCTCTGGATGTTTCAATACTCTTAACGCAGACTGGATCACTCCTGAGTGACACGTCAAGGAAATGTACCTTTCCTCACCACTCAACAATTCTTGCAAAGCACCACCGATTCTATAGTCTATCTCCTCAACCGTCTCCCGATGGGTCTCGCTCCACATGGTATCCTCATTTGCCATCCCTGGCTCGTAAACCCAGTGGACCTTGGTGTTACCAAGCAATGTCTCTTCCCCGTATTGTTCCACCACATGGTCATGTGGTAACCTCTTGTCACAGTAATGTCTACCAAGTGTCTCTCGACACTGTTCCTTGACGTAGACAGACACTTCGGTGCTACTACTGACAAGTTCACTGGTGAAGACCTGGCCCCACGATTCCATATACGTCTCGAGACACCGTCTCAAGGGAGAACTGTAAAACTTCTCTGGAAACCCGATCTTCTCAACCATAGGTAGCAACAACTCTTTACCTGTACTTCTAACTTGCTGTTTCCCCAGCTCGGTCAACTGAGCGTCCACGAGCGTAACCTCATGGACCCCCGGTTGTAATGCCCAATACCTCTCCCATTCCTGTGTACCGTATTTCGATTCAAGTGCATTATGGTGACCTTGACCGTGTCTTGCCAATACCAACAACTTCAAGGACGAATCCTCATCCAACAACCTTTGGATATCTTCCCAACCACTACATCCATCAACAAATCCAAGATGTTGTCCTTCATCACCACGATGACTCAGAACGTTTTCATCACCAAAACTGGTGAAATACCCTGGAACGGCACTGTACTTTAATCTGCTCATGCTATTATCTCTTTATTATTACTGTGTGTTATACTGTGTCTTAGTTACACACAGGGTTTACTTACTTGTTGTAAATCTTATAAATATATACTAATAGTGGTGTGTAGTTGATTAGAAATTGACCTTGTTGTTAGGTTCTCCTTTACGAAGCATACCGGGATTGATTTTGTTATATAAAGCTTCAAACTCTTCTCTAGTCAACTTCGATATGTCTACCATCTGGGGCATGGCCTCCTCGCTGACACTAGACTTTCTGGAGGAATCGGCAGTATTTGGATCGTTGACCAACTCCACTTTACCAGCCTTCACGTCTGCTGCTAGCGCAGCTGCAGCTgcttccttcttttcacctGTGCTGGGGCCCCGGTATTCACGAGCGAACATGTAAGCCGTCGTGGCTCCCGTGTTCAAGCTGCTGCCACCATGTGACTTAAAGTCAGCTGGTGCgtgtttgttcttgttgtaTACTTCAAAAGCGTCAAAGAATCGTGACATGTTGATTGGTTGTATTGATGATCTTAGTTGTGGTTTGCACTATAACTGAGCTCTACAAATCTATACATACCATGGGCTTACTCATCTATTCTCACTTCGCTGCCCTCTTATATATAGTCTTGACCCCCATCTTGGCCTAGACCCAGATCAGAGATCATGCCTTTGCCTCCCTGGTCATGTAATCACTTGTTACTAATCATTTTAGCCTTTCAAAGGGTATATGTCATTGTACCCTTAATTTAAAGCTTACTACTGATCAAGACATTGGAGAGATAAGCAATTGAATTATCGTATTGACTACTTGTCCCCTGGTATTCTTGTATCCTTGTTATCCCAGTGTTACGGGAAATTAATCAAGGAGTCGGGATATAGAGGGCGAAACACTCCTCTTTTACCCCACTTAGCTAGCCTCAGTGTGTCTCCTTTATCCCAATATTAAAGCCTTTTGCTATTAGACTCAGTGTCTGGAAACAAGATATCACCAAATTGGGGACAGAGACCAAATACAACCAGCACACGTGAATCTTAGCTAAGCCTTAGGGGTACAGAAGGGAAGTCGAATTATTAGCTCTAAGACCCGATGTCCGAACTGACGTGTTTCgttgttgatgttggtTCTCTTAGTGGTGACCAATGGTTAAAGGCTTTTACATATGTGGAATATGTACTGTTGAACAAAGTTCAATCTCAGAGAAAGACAGATTACGTGCAATTAAATCTAGTTAATGTGTCATCCAGCGATGAGTCGTTGCCCGTGAATAATATGGCCATGTTGCCCGTGTTACCACGGGCACCAATCTCCATCTCAGACGTTAGAAGTTGGTTGGGACAATGGTACGATGAGAGGAATAACACTACTGGCAATGGAGaggatgacgatgacgataTGTTGTTCAATGGGCTATTGATCAGCGTGTTaaagttgaaagagtttGTTGGGAAACGTAAGATGAAGGTTAAGATTGTGGTGTTCAGTTCGCAGGACTTGCAAAATGTGACAGATGAGGAATTGTCCACATTCGCTGATCAGTGTCCGTTTGATCTCGTGATAGCAGATTGCAATGACAAGCAAGGCCACCAGGAGTCTAAACATGGCAATTGGCTGAAATTAGGTACTCCGTTGGTATACGGTATCGATGAGCTTATTCAGTCTGTTGCTGACccgaaattgaaattgacTAGGCCCATTAGGACGTTCCAGGGCCAGTTGAGGTTGGGTGACGTTAACGCATCAGATTTGGGAATACCATCGTTATGTATCAATTTGGAAGGTGTACCAGGTACGAAATCTGTGAGTTCTATTTCCAGGAAGGTGATGAGGAAAGAGGGTTCCTCAGAGGGGCAACCCACGTACCGTGCTGTTAAATCAGTTATCGAATACCAAATCGAAGATCAGAGCGCGAGTACGAGTGCATCCCCGAAGAAAGAAACTACCAGGAAGGACGATGATGGTGATTCCGGTAATAACACTGGACCCCGGATGATTAACGTCAGTAAAGATTTTATCAAGAAGGCGTACCGGTACGGTGCGGATTACGTAGACTTACCGATGCCATTAGACGAGGAACGGAAACTCTCCGAGAAACCGGGACTTGACATAAGAGGGTTTATGGATATAGATAAATTGCCAAGACATTACCTTTGTTCAGAGTCCATGTACTTAGTTCCCGATTCCAAGAACGGTTCTAAAGGTGATTTCTTAGGATTTGTCACGCTAGTAGATTCTTTAATCAAGATGAAAAGGTTGATCATCGCTCGGTTTGTACCAAAATTCGGTAACGAGGTACAGATGTGCTCTCTTTTCCCCGTTAGAGTGCACGATAAAGATCGCAACGAGGTACGTTTACTCGTATTAAATCGTCTTCCAATGagtgaagatgaaagaaacagtGCGTTCCCCAAGATGTGCGAATCTACCGAGTTGGAGCCCGAAGATGAGGCAATGGGCCAATTTGTCGACTCAATGAATCTGGATAATGATGCACAGGACTTGCCATGGTACGAGAGTGACCAGATACAGAAGTATACAGACGTGGCACTGGAGCAGTCCTCTTTGCCCCTACCACAACGTGAAATGTTCCGAGCCACTGCAAGAAACCCATCAGCAATCCCAGCTATCTCACTACATAGACAGCAGCAAGTGATCCTCGAGTGCGTTCATCAGAAGTTCATCGTTGGGAAACGGGATCAACAGGACTTAAACATCCCACCGATGAGCAAGATGATTCTCAAGAAGATTACTCCAAAATACAACGCTGACGTTTCTCTGTCGAACAGGATCAAGGAACAGTTCAACGTAGTAAAGAAAGAGGTGTCGGTACAAACACCAGTGAATATTGAACAagagtttgaagaacaagaccCTGAATTGCTCGATTTGGACCTCTTATTAGCGCGCGGTGCACGCTAGCTAATTCAGGCACTGGTTACATAGTGATATctatacatatatatatatatatgagaCTTCTGTATAAAAATGCAATTGCGGGATAAAACGTGGTGAATCGAATGGGTTACATCTCGAATGGCAACCAGCACCAGGCAACCCACGTTACGACGGCCCCTTGTCGTCCGCAAACCTGCCTTTTTCCCCATATTCTTCAGATCTCTAAAGTTCGTTTCCCTTCTTTCCATTCTCGACCACGAGATTTCCATATAAGCACAGAAAGAATTACGAGCCACAAGACGAAAAACCTGTTTTAAGGCTTGGCACAGAGATTTACAAACCAATTGATTGCACAATTAATATCATTCATCTTGAACACATTCACTTTGCATTATAAGGTTTCCTTCTGATAATAACATCTACTGATACTCACATCTTTTGTAACATAAAGGAGAGGATAGAGTATTGGCTATTGAACATTATAACTAAACgcaaagaaggaaataGGTATCTGCTACCCCTATCtgaaacaacaacaatcaataataataataataatgtCATTGAAAACAGTGTCTGTGGCTACAAATCCTTATCCAGATCAGAAACCTGGTACCTCGGGcttgagaaagaagaccaaggtctttgaagaaactcCAAATTATACGGAAAATTTCATCCAAGCCATCATGGAAGCTATTCCTGAGGGATCTCAGGGTGCTACTTTGGTCATTGGTGGTGATGGTCGTTACTACAACGATGTGgtgattcaaaagattgcTGCCATTGGTTCTGCTAACGGTGTTCGTAAGATTGTCATTGGTCACAATGGGATTTTGTCAACACCAGCTGCTTCGCACATTATTAGAGCTTACCATGAGAAATGCACCGGTGGTATCATTCTTACTGCTTCTCATAACCCAGGTGGTCCAACGAACGATTTTGGTATTAAGTATAACTTGGCTAATGGTGGTCCAGCACCGGAATCGGTGACCAATTCGATCTGGCACAAATCAAGGGAATTGACGCATTATAAGATTGTCGAGTCTTTCCCTGCCATTGATCTAACCAAGATCGGTCAAGATCAGAAATATGGTGATTTGTTGGTAGATATCGTTGATTCTACCGCGGCATATGTTGAATTGATGAAGGAAATCTTCGATTTCCCATTGATCAAATCGTTCATTGACACACAAGCAAAGAACGGGTTCAAGATCTTGTTTGATGCAATGAACGGTGTCACCGGTCCTTACGGTGAAGCTCTTTTCGTTAAGGAATTGGGTCTACCAGAATCATCTTTGCAAAACTACCATCCAAAACCAGATTTCGGTGGGTTGCACCCTGACCCTAATTTGACTTACGCCCACACTTTAGTGGAGAGAGTCGACAAGTACGGAATTCAATTCGGTGCTGCCTCCGATGGTGACGGTGATAGAAATATGATCTATGGTGCTGGTCCAGCATTTGTCTCGCCAGGTGATTCTGTTGCCATCATTGCCGAGTACGCTTCTGCTATCCcttatttcaagaaacaaggAATTTACGGTTTAGCTCGTTCGTTCCCAACGTCTTCTGCCATTGATAGAGTCGCTAAGGAACAAGGTTTGAACTGTTATGAGGTTCCTACCGGTTGGAAGTTTTTCTGTGCCTTGTTCGATGcaaagaaactttcaatCTGTGGTGAAGAATCATTCGGTACCGGATCTAACCACGTTAGAGAGAAGGATGGTGTATGGGCCATCATGGCATGGTTAAACATTTTGGCTATTTACAACCAAAGATTCCCAAACAAAGAAGCTTCGATTAAGTCTATTCAAACGGATTTCTGGCAAAAATACGGTCGTACTTTCTTTACTCGTTACGATTTTGAGAACTTATCGAGCGAAGACGCTGGTAAGGTCATTTTGCTGTTGCAAAACTACGTCGCTGACCCTGAATCTATAAAGGGTACCAAATTCCCAGCTGATGATTCTTTGACAGTGGTAGAAGGTGGTGACTTCTCTTACACAGATCTAGATGGGTCAGTTTCAAGCCATCAAGGTTTATACGTCAGATTATCTAATGGTGTTCGTTTCGTTGTAAGACTCTCAGGTACAGGTTCTTCCGGTGCCACTATCAGATTATACGTGGAACGTTACACTAATGACGGATCAAAATACGAACAGACCGCTGAAGAATTCTTGGGTAAAGATATCAAGACCatcttgaaattcttgaagtttAAGGAAGCAATCGGTACTGAAGAACCAACTGTCCGTACCTGAATAGCCTCACCTCCCAATTATTATATGCTAAAAAACTGTAATTGACATTTATCTACCTTTCAGACACGATAGTAGTCACATTGCCTTATGATATCATACATATATATCTATACATAATATCAGTGCTAACATACATACTATATATTAATGAACCACGTAATATGCATCATTTACTTCTATGATATGAGAACACAATAGTCTGGATGTAACCTCAATATCATTTCCGGTACTTTGTTACGCTCCATTAGATTATATTTCGGGCAATATTCACGGTTTTTGCTCCCCCTTTGTCTCGAGCTTCGCCTTGTTTGCGAAGTTTCTGGGATTAAAGCTTAAATTTTAGAAACTCGTTAAGTTAAACATTCCGcaaaacctttaaaaacAACAGCTTACAAACGCAAACACGTCCACCAGGAACGGTTATTTACCTATTAGCGGTCGTTACTGGTATCCGTTTAAGCACCCAAGTATTTTGCTTTGGATTTTTTCGTGAAGAATTAACGACTTAATAGGGGCTAACAAGACTAAGATCAAGAATGTATTCTTGGAAGTTATCTAGCAAATTTAGATTCGGGAGATCTAAGGATAAGGATGAGAAGCATCACAAGCACATGGATGAGGTAGATATCGACGGCAATGACAATAGAAGTTCCGTTGATAGAAAAGCTACCATTGTTCCTGGTTCTGCGACCGTTGTGCAGTCGCGTGCAAGTACAGACACGAGAACTACTTCGGATGATACAGGCCATAGTGTCCATTCGAGTGGGTTTAAAGGAACTATTACTGAGGGTTCTATGTCTACTGATATTTCCGGAGAGGATATATCAATGACAAACGGAAGAGATAGAGATTCTACGGAAGTGCAATCTAAATCTAATAATAACAGCTCCAACTTcaaacagcagcaacaacagctATTAGcacagcaacaacaaattcagtatcaacaacaacaatcaCAACAGCAGCCAGTTGAAAATGAGAATACACATTCTTCGAACGGGATACTTACCGTGAAAGTTTATAGCGGTGATTCTTTTAAGTTGCCCTTACCAATTACTTATAATGAACAAGTTTTGAGCAAATTACTAAGCTCTGGTGTTGACGTCACTAGTACCACCCAGCAAGACTCCCTTGAAGAGTTGATCCAATCTATGCATGGCCTGTCTTTGCTTAGAGAGGAAGATAAATTGTTGTCTGGTGAAGATGCATCTCATTTCATTCCTGCTAGTGTGATCTTGCCAGGATCTAAAAATCTGAATTCTTTACTCTATTTCACAATTGAGTTTGACAACACCATTGCCACCATTGAACCAGAATCAGGGACTTTAAATAGACCTATCTTTAATAAGATCTCCACATTTGATGTTACAAGAAGGTTGCCATTCCTAAAGATTGATGTTTTTGCCAGAATTCCATCTATCCTATTACCTTCTCAAAACTGGCAAGAGACCCAAATCTCAAATAATGATATCCTAGGCGATTACGTGAAGAAGATCAGAAACAACAGCGATATCCATTTGGATTCATTCCATCTTCCTCTGAACTTGAAAATAGATTCCGCTTCAAATATCAGGTTGTACAACCACCATTGGATCGAATTGGAAAGTAAGATGGGTAAATTGAACCTCAGTGTTGACTACAAGCCTTCTACTCATAAGCATTTATCGATAGACGATtttgatttgttgaaagtCATCGGTAAAGGTTCTTTCGGGAAAGTGATGCAGGTTAGAAAGCGTGATACAAACAAAATCTATGCATTGAAAGCTATTAGGAAGTCTTACATTGTCTCCAAATCCGAAGTTACTCACACTTTAGCAGAACGTACTGTCTTAGCTCGTGTTGATAACCCATTTATTGTACCATTGAAATTCTCTTTCCAATCCTCGGAAAAGCTTTACTTGGTCTTGGCGTTCATCAACGGTGGTGAATTGTTCTATCATTTGCAAAGAGAGGGGAGATTCGATCTATCACGTTCCAGATTTTACACTGCAGAATTATTATGCGCATTGGAAGCTCTACACGATTTCGATATCATTTACcgtgatttgaaaccagaGAACATTTTGCTAGACTATCAGGGCCACATCGCATTGTGTGATTTCGGTCTTTGTAAGTTAAACATGAAGGATCAAGAAAAGACAACTACATTCTGTGGTACTCCAGAATACTTGGCTCCAGAACTACTCTTGGGCCAAGGGTACACCAAGGTGGTGGATTGGTGGACACTCGGTGTATTACTGTACGAAATGCTTACTGGTCTCCCACCATATTACGACGAGGATGTCCCTAAGATGTACAAAAAAATCTTGCAAGATCCATTACGTTTCCCAGATGACTTCGATAAAGATGCCAAGGACTTATTGATCGGATTGCTATGTAGAGATCCAAAGAGAAGATTGGGCTATCACGGTTCAGACGAAATCAAGTCACATCCATTCTTCAACCAATTAAGTTGGAAACGTCTCAAGATGAAGGGCTACATCCCACCATACAAGCCACCAGTGATGGGTGCCATGGACACAAGCAATTTCGACCAAGAATTCACCAGAGAACAACCCGTTGACAGTGTTGTCAACGATTTCCTAAGTGAATCGGTGCAACAACAATTTGGTGGATGGACTTATGTTGGCTCGGAACAACTGGGCCAATCCATGCTGCCCGACAGATCCTTCCAAACTTGAAACAAAAGCTAAAACCAATAACTtcacatatatacatatatatatatatactaaGAGTACGCATTGTTATATACTGTTCAATAACATCAACTGATGAGAATCTTGCACTTCAGGAACGGTCCATTACCTTTTGTTGTATTTAGCACGTGAcctttatttctttttataaatttttcagttccaaaaattggaatttgcagctcatcgcatcttTCAGTAACATAACTGTGTGAAACAGGAGACAAAACAGTGATTCAAGTGCTATATACTATCCATATCGCTGTGTTTTGACATATTGCAATCGAGCCTGATCTTTCTATTGTTGAATAACCTTGTTTTCCTGATTCAGTgcttttcttgtttttttattggagaaagaattatagGATTTGTCTTTCTGTGATGCAAATATGATGGCTATGGAGAATGGACAGAAGAGACAATGCACTGACCTTAGTTCTGCTATGATCAGTGGTTCTGATAAGAAGAGGCGGAGGGTAGAGTTTTCAGAAACCGTTCTGGATCAAGATGGTAATTCGGTTTTATCTGGCAGCAATACGAGAAAAGACGGGAGTGGGAATGATAAGAAGTTTGCTTTAGAGATGTTTGAAAGCTTTGTAATTAGAGCTTTGAAGGAGATAGATGCTGGTGAGGATTCTGGTATTGAGTCTTTGTCTATGCAAGTATCTTTACCAGCGTCCAGTGCAGATCGTATATCCGCTGATAATTTCTCCTTGCTTCTACGGATGCTGGGGAATAATATAACAAAGATCGATAATAAGAGAGGACTGACCATAATCAGATCAATAATCAACTTTGAGAAGTGGTGGGAGTTACCTGCTACTACTCTAAGTAGCTATATATCTTTCATTAGAATCTTGTGTTCTAGTTTGCCTAAATGGTGGCAGGATGTGTCGATGGCATTAATTTCGAATTTCCAGTTATCGATGT
The genomic region above belongs to Kluyveromyces lactis strain NRRL Y-1140 chromosome B complete sequence and contains:
- the YKU80 gene encoding ATP-dependent DNA helicase YKU80 (uniprot|Q6XCY9 Kluyveromyces lactis KU80 Ku80p); the encoded protein is MSELTCFVVDVGSLSGDQWLKAFTYVEYVLLNKVQSQRKTDYVQLNLVNVSSSDESLPVNNMAMLPVLPRAPISISDVRSWLGQWYDERNNTTGNGEDDDDDMLFNGLLISVLKLKEFVGKRKMKVKIVVFSSQDLQNVTDEELSTFADQCPFDLVIADCNDKQGHQESKHGNWLKLGTPLVYGIDELIQSVADPKLKLTRPIRTFQGQLRLGDVNASDLGIPSLCINLEGVPGTKSVSSISRKVMRKEGSSEGQPTYRAVKSVIEYQIEDQSASTSASPKKETTRKDDDGDSGNNTGPRMINVSKDFIKKAYRYGADYVDLPMPLDEERKLSEKPGLDIRGFMDIDKLPRHYLCSESMYLVPDSKNGSKGDFLGFVTLVDSLIKMKRLIIARFVPKFGNEVQMCSLFPVRVHDKDRNEVRLLVLNRLPMSEDERNSAFPKMCESTELEPEDEAMGQFVDSMNLDNDAQDLPWYESDQIQKYTDVALEQSSLPLPQREMFRATARNPSAIPAISLHRQQQVILECVHQKFIVGKRDQQDLNIPPMSKMILKKITPKYNADVSLSNRIKEQFNVVKKEVSVQTPVNIEQEFEEQDPELLDLDLLLARGAR
- a CDS encoding uncharacterized protein (highly similar to uniprot|P37012 Saccharomyces cerevisiae YMR105C PGM2 Phosphoglucomutase catalyzes the conversion from glucose-1-phosphate to glucose-6-phosphate which is a key step in hexose metabolism functions as the acceptor for a Glc-phosphotransferase and to YKL127W uniprot|P33401 Saccharomyces cerevisiae YKL127W PGM1 Phosphoglucomutase, minor isoform; catalyzes the conversion from glucose-1-phosphate to glucose-6- phosphate, which is a key step in hexose metabolism); amino-acid sequence: MSLKTVSVATNPYPDQKPGTSGLRKKTKVFEETPNYTENFIQAIMEAIPEGSQGATLVIGGDGRYYNDVVIQKIAAIGSANGVRKIVIGHNGILSTPAASHIIRAYHEKCTGGIILTASHNPGGPTNDFGIKYNLANGGPAPESVTNSIWHKSRELTHYKIVESFPAIDLTKIGQDQKYGDLLVDIVDSTAAYVELMKEIFDFPLIKSFIDTQAKNGFKILFDAMNGVTGPYGEALFVKELGLPESSLQNYHPKPDFGGLHPDPNLTYAHTLVERVDKYGIQFGAASDGDGDRNMIYGAGPAFVSPGDSVAIIAEYASAIPYFKKQGIYGLARSFPTSSAIDRVAKEQGLNCYEVPTGWKFFCALFDAKKLSICGEESFGTGSNHVREKDGVWAIMAWLNILAIYNQRFPNKEASIKSIQTDFWQKYGRTFFTRYDFENLSSEDAGKVILLLQNYVADPESIKGTKFPADDSLTVVEGGDFSYTDLDGSVSSHQGLYVRLSNGVRFVVRLSGTGSSGATIRLYVERYTNDGSKYEQTAEEFLGKDIKTILKFLKFKEAIGTEEPTVRT